The Candida dubliniensis CD36 chromosome 2, complete sequence genome contains a region encoding:
- a CDS encoding ferric reductase transmembrane component precursor, putative (Similar to S. cerevisiae FRE2) yields MYYSAICISVAIAIVLLPFLIPIRLKNPVCRKIKASLIVGLIISILAAVAPETAQIGAPFHKYGRSKIAFFGCNYQIMLTTARFCPSNATFEWCYCNNFPAFATLAHCYQVGHPKEIESLISMCKPFNKTITMSTVNHAEEYYKNHAKPVDEFHKLPNYSQIDFPVQLNESEVFIFKQSYEQFLGNYDESVDYGWYLVLYWVVVLAVVSVGNWSKIIFPNFTKSLTDPVSNWYRKHISTPATGSRNKTKELHIARGFDMLAPSRFETIILTGMTVLCLKFFIGDFQYAENNPLFHSKTNALLRFYGVRSGLLASALMPLLILFAGRNNFLQWMTRWDYSTFVMFHRWISRIIVALSLVHTVCYTLYLKQHSKKPEAYIYWGFTAMVAGLIILVQGLLVLRRRWYELFLILHIILAVVFIGGAWMHVEALYCVWFYYTSAAIWAFDRIIRICRLISFGFPKAQVYLLPDETLKVIVPKPDNWEAVPGGHAFIHFLKFDCFWQSHPFTYTTSEKDIALFIKVKKGVTLSLFRYLKSKENCFASIRVAIEGSYGESTPAKNADMAVFIAGGNGIPGIFAEALDINRHQESKHKVKLIWVVREYNSLLWFYEELMSLKNTEIKTTIYITRPGILVDEDDFKKRMQGISQGMENELQPLLQKSVPASYNSEPVNSTDGILNKIKEELFHIKMIEGRPNIEKVIETCIEESSGSACFVTCGHPAMVDDIRVAVANNIDNKEGKRVDYYEQLQVWA; encoded by the coding sequence ATGTATTATTCAGCAATATGTATATCTGTTGCCATAGCAATTGTTTTACTACCATTTTTGATTCCTATCCGACTAAAAAACCCCGTATGTCGCAAAATTAAAGCTTCACTAATAGTTGGCTTgattatttcaatattagCAGCAGTAGCCCCAGAAACAGCCCAAATAGGAGCTCCATTTCATAAGTATGGAAGGTCAAAAATTGCATTTTTTGGATGCAACTACCAAATAATGTTAACTACCGCTCGATTTTGCCCATCAAACGCCACCTTTGAATGGTGTTATTGCAACAATTTTCCAGCATTTGCTACTCTTGCTCATTGCTATCAAGTGGGTCATCCTAAAGAAATAGAATCCTTGATTTCCATGTGCAAGCCATTCAACAAAACCATAACAATGTCCACTGTTAACCATGCCGAGGAGTATTACAAGAACCATGCAAAACCTGTAGATGAATTTCACAAACTTCCTAATTATAGccaaattgattttccTGTGCAGTTGAATGAGTCCGAGgtattcatttttaaacaaTCATATGAACAATTCTTGGGGAATTACGACGAGTCTGTGGATTACGGGTGGTACCTAGTATTATACTGGGTAGTTGTGCTAGCAGTAGTAAGCGTAGGTAACTGGAgtaaaataatttttcctAATTTCACCAAAAGTTTGACAGATCCAGTTAGTAATTGGTACAGAAAACACATCAGCACTCCTGCCACAGGTTCTAGAAACAAAACTAAAGAGCTTCACATAGCAAGAGGCTTTGATATGTTAGCGCCTTCAAGGtttgaaacaataatattaacaGGTATGACAGTATTATGTctaaaatttttcattgggGATTTTCAATACGCTGAGAATAATCCACTTTTTCATTCTAAAACCAATGCTTTATTGAGGTTTTATGGTGTCAGATCAGGTTTGCTTGCAAGTGCTCTAATGCCTTTATTGATTCTATTTGCAGGAAGAAACaattttcttcaatggATGACTCGATGGGATTATTCAACCTTTGTTATGTTTCATAGATGGATATCAAGAATCATTGTGGCACTATCCTTAGTGCACACGGTGTGTTACACATTATATTTGAAACAGCACTCAAAAAAGCCTGAGGCGTATATTTATTGGGGGTTTACTGCAATGGTGGCAGGTCTTATTATTTTGGTTCAAGGTTTGCTAGTATTGAGAAGAAGATGGTATGAATTGTTTCTAATATTGCATATTATTTTGGCTGTAGTTTTCATTGGCGGGGCTTGGATGCACGTCGAGGCATTATATTGTGTCTGGTTTTATTACACCTCAGCTGCAATTTGGGCATTTGATAGAATAATCAGGATTTGTCGACTTATTTCCTTTGGGTTTCCAAAAGCACAAGTTTATTTGCTACCAGATGAGACACTTAAAGTGATTGTACCAAAGCCAGACAATTGGGAAGCTGTTCCTGGTGGTCATGCATTTATCCACTTCTTGAAATTTGATTGCTTTTGGCAAAGCCATCCATTTACATACACCACATCAGAAAAGGATATCGCATTATTCATAAAGGTAAAGAAGGGAGTcacattatcattatttcgGTATTTGAAATCCAAAGAAAACTGCTTTGCTAGTATTCGAGTAGCAATTGAAGGATCTTACGGCGAGTCGACCCCTGCAAAGAATGCAGATATGGCAGTTTTCATTGCTGGTGGAAATGGAATACCTGGGATATTTGCTGAGGCACTTGATATAAATAGACACCAAGAGCTGAAACATAAAGTGAAGTTGATTTGGGTGGTCAGAGAATATAACTCATTGCTTTGGTTTTATGAAGAGTTGATGTCACTAAAAAATACCGAAATCAAAACaactatatatattacCCGACCTGGTATATTGgtagatgaagatgattttaaaaaaagaatgcaAGGAATAAGCCAAGGTATGGAAAATGAACTACAACCCTTATTGCAGAAATCGGTACCGGCTTCCTATAATTCAGAACCAGTGAATTCAACCGACGGAATActcaacaaaataaagGAAGAGCTATTTCACATAAAAATGATTGAAGGAAGACCAAATATCGAAAAAGTAATTGAAACATGCATTGAGGAAAGTTCAGGATCAGCATGCTTTGTTACGTGTGGACATCCCGCAATGGTAGACGATATAAGAGTCGCAGTAgctaata